From the Euphorbia lathyris chromosome 6, ddEupLath1.1, whole genome shotgun sequence genome, one window contains:
- the LOC136234253 gene encoding allantoinase — protein sequence MEQLLLWRILPFLALFASSFFFLFFLTSSKLSDRDCSLLPYSHYWLTSERIVTPDGVISGAVEIKEGKIVSIVKKEDLQGYSKVGQIIDYGEAVVMPGLIDVHVHLDDPGRAEWEGFPSGTKAAAAGGITTLIDMPLNSDPSTVSVETLRLKLEAAENNIHVDVGFWGGLVPENAYNASALEALLSAGVLGLKSFMCPSGINDFPMTNASHIKEGLSVLAKYRRPLLVHAEMQQEDPESYAEDGVNDPRHYSTYLRTRPPSWEEAAIRELLTLSKDTRIGGPAEGAHLHIVHLSDSGSSLQLLKEAKRSGDSVTIETCPHYLAFSAEEIRDGDTRFKCSPPIRDAANKEALWKALLKGDIDMLSSDHSPTTPEFKLLNEGDFLKAWGGISSLQFMLPVTWTHGRKYGVTLEQLALWWSERPAKLAGQDSKGAIKVGKHADIVIWEPNVEFHLNNDLPIFLKHHSISAYMGNKLSGKVLATFVRGNLVYKEGEHSPAACGSTILAK from the exons ATGGAACAACTTCTTCTATGGCGGATACTACCTTTTCTAGCGCTTTTCgcttcctctttcttcttcttattcttcctAACTTCTTCCAAG TTGTCTGATAGAGATTGCAGTCTTCTTCCTTATAGCCATTACTGGTTAACTAGTGAGAGAATTGTGACACCAGATGGAGTCATTTCTGGTGCAG TTGAGATAAAGGAAGGGAAGATAGTTTCCATTGTTAAGAAAGAGGATTTACAGGGATATTCCAAGGTGGGACAGATAATTGATTATGGAGAAGCTGTTGTTATGCCTGGCTTGATtgatgt GCACGTACACCTTGATGACCCCGGAAGAGCTGAATGGGAAGGATTTCCTTCGGGAACTAAAGCAGCTGCTGCTG GAGGCATTACTACGCTGATTGACATGCCTCTTAATAGCGACCCTTCAACTGTTTCAGTGGAAACTTTGAGACTCAAG CTTGAGGCTGCAGAAAATAATATCCATGTTGATGTTG GTTTCTGGGGAGGCCTAGTTCCCGAAAATGCATATAATGCAAGTGCTCTCGAAGCTCTCTTAAGTGCTGGTGTTCTTGGTTTAAAG TCTTTTATGTGTCCTTCCGGGATCAATGACTTCCCCATGACCAATGCTAGCCATATCAAG GAGGGACTCTCTGTACTAGCCAAGTATAGAAGGCCTTTACTTGTTCATGCAGAGATGCAACAAGAAGATCCGGAGAGCTATGCAGAAGATGGGGTAAATGACCCTCGACATTATTCGACATACCTTAGGACTAGACCGCCTTCTTG GGAGGAAGCAGCTATTAGAGAGCTGTTAACACTATCGAAAGACACACGGATCGGTGGTCCGGCTGAAGGAGCTCATCTTCACATTGTTCATTTGTCCGATTCAGGTTCCTCCTTACAACTTTTAAAG GAAGCGAAAAGGAGTGGTGACAGTGTGACTATTGAGACATGCCCCCATTACTTGGCCTTTTCAGCAGAAGAGATTCGGGATGGAGATACGCGCTTTAAATGTTCTCCACCAATCCGTGATGCTGCCAATAAAGAAGCCCTATGGAAGGCTCTGCTG AAAGGCGACATCGACATGCTAAGTTCTGATCATTCGCCAACAACGCCAGAATTTAAACTCCTCAATGAAGGTGACTTCTTGAAGGCCTGGGGTGGAATATCATCATTGCAG TTTATGTTGCCTGTGACATGGACACATGGGCGAAAATATGGAGTCACTTTAGAGCAGTTAGCATTGTGGTGGAGTGAGAGGCCTGCTAAGCTTGCCGGACAAGATTCAAAG GGGGCAATCAAAGTTGGAAAGCATGCAGATATTGTGATATGGGAACCGAATGTGGAGTTTCATCTCAATAATGATCTTCCTATATTCCTTAAACATCAT AGCATCTCAGCCTACATGGGGAACAAACTTTCAGGGAAAGTTTTAGCAACTTTTGTTAGAGGAAACCTTGTCTACAAGGAGGGAGAGCACAGTCCTGCTGCTTGCGGTTCCACCATCCTAGCAAAATGA
- the LOC136232086 gene encoding uncharacterized protein, producing the protein MLPQQWAPPCGNECTHKYAALTQIPWRVFCKKGCDADGDTWEECLAECNEICYKDPVFKDQQWSAYIDRSPGAAGYSEECFHACVAGCGFKFGMEPDKVDKVRPNRPCKPPPSPAVRKPPPPLAKKPGEPAEDMPCTSA; encoded by the exons ATGCTTCCCCAGCAATGGGCACCGCCTTGTGGGAATGAATGTACCCACAAGTACGCAGCTCTCACTCAGATTCCAT GGAGAGTATTTTGCAAGAAGGGATGTGATGCTGATGGAGATACATGGGAAGAAT GTTTGGCAGAGTGCAATGAGATATGCTACAAGGATCCTGTGTTTAAGGATCAGCAGTGGAGTGCTTACATTGACCGATCTCCTGGAGCTGCAGGTTACTCTGAG GAATGCTTCCATGCCTGTGTAGCTGGCTGTGGTTTTAAG TTCGGTATGGAACCAGACAAAGTAGACAAGGTTCGTCCAAACAGGCCGTGCAAGCCTCCTCCCTCACCTGCAGTTCGGAAGCCGCCGCCACCGCTAGCCAAAAAACCCGGTGAACCTGCTGAAGACATGCCTTGTACTTCTGCATAG
- the LOC136233333 gene encoding general transcription and DNA repair factor IIH subunit TFB2, with product MPQVRIIAKNFMDMVGSLPAMKLDHLYTNPFICQAILRSLPPLAKKYVLVILYIDGPVSAKTLEEWVLDDGSSKHRVAIDRLIQLRIFTETVERKKETSYRLNPTFQTHLRKHIINGGVLPREPMDSTIKLPSLEELEAYALGQWECFLLQLINSGQAEKLTNFSSSMINILRRGLLSQRDKEAPRLTESGFQFLLMDTNGQLWYIIREYISNSEERGIDPADLMSFLLELSFHITGKGYNMNTLTEVQRTTIKDLGDLGLVKLQQGRKESWFIPTQLATNLSVSLTDSSSRKQGFVMVETNFRLYAYSTSKLHSEILRLFARVEYQLPNLIVGAITKESLYNAFENGITADQIISFIQQNAHPRVAERLPSVPENVTDQIRLWESDLNRVESTPAHLYDEFPSRDVYEAACDFAREWGGLLWEDSKKMRIVVKAEIHMNMREFIRGQK from the exons atgcCTCAGGTGAGAATCATTGCTAAGAATTTTATGGACATGGTGGGCTCTTTGCCAGCAATGAAGCTCGATCATCTTTACACCAATCCTTTCATCTGCCAAGCCATCCTCAG GTCTTTGCCTCCTTTAGCGAAGAAGTATGTGCTGGTAATCTTGTACATAGATGGTCCAGTATCAGCCAAGACACTGGAGGAGTGGGTTCTCGATGATGGATCCAGCAAGCATAGGGTTGCAATTGATCGTTTGATTCAGTTGAGAATTTTTACTGAAACTGTGGAAAG GAAGAAGGAAACCAGCTATAGATTAAATCCTACATTTCAAACTCACCTCAGGAAGCATATAATAAATGG TGGAGTTTTACCAAGGGAACCAATggattcaactataaaacttccAAGCTTGGAGGAACTTGAGGCATATGCTCTTGGACAATGGGAG TGTTTCTTGCTGCAACTTATAAACTCGGGCCAAGCAGAAAAGCTTACTAACTTCAGCTCTTCCATGATAAATATTCTTCGGCGAGGTCTTTTGAGTCAAAG GGATAAAGAAGCTCCACGATTGACAGAGAGTGGTTTCCAGTTTCTG CTGATGGATACAAATGGACAACTATGGTACATTATCAGGGAATATATCTCTAATTCTGAG GAACGTGGTATAGATCCTGCAGATCTAATGTCCTTTCTGCTAGAGCTTAGTTTTCATATCACTGGCAAG GGATATAATATGAATACGTTGACTGAGGTTCAGAGAACCACAATAAAAGACCTTGGAGACTTGGGACTGGTTAAACTTCAGCAG GGCAGGAAAGAGAGTTGGTTTATACCTACTCAATTGGCAACTAATCTTTCAGTGAGCTTAACAGATTCCTCATCACGAAAACAG GGATTTGTTATGGTGGAAACAAACTTTAGGTTGTATGCATACTCAACATCTAAGCTGCACAGCGAAATTCTTCGTCTTTTTGCAAG GGTAGAATATCAACTGCCAAACCTTATTGTTGGAGCAATAACAAAAGAAAGTTTGTATAATGCTTTCGAAAATGGCATCACAGCAGATCAG ATAATTTCTTTTATTCAGCAGAATGCTCATCCACGTGTTGCAGAGAGATTACCTTCTGTGCCTGAAAATGTTACAGATCAG ATAAGACTTTGGGAATCAGATCTGAATAGAGTTGAGTCGACCCCTGCACATCTCTATGATGAATTCCCCTCCAGG GATGTCTACGAGGCGGCTTGTGACTTTGCACGCGAGTGGGGCGGTTTACTCTGGGAGGATTCAAAGAAAATGCGGATAGTAGTGAAGGCAGAAATTCACATGAACATGAGAGAGTTTATACGTGGACAGAAGTAG